TTGTTTCCCCAGGAGAGAGGTTATTCTATGGCAGGAAGAGAAGATGTGAACGGGATATCAGAAAGAGCCAAATTTTTGGAGTCTGCATATTTTTGACAGCTGGTATAAGCAATCCCTAAGCTATAGTGATTCCCTTTAGcgtctgttgctgttgttgttgtaacATTATGTTAGTCTAGACATCACAAGTCCTACCATGTACTAATATTTATGATGCGTACCAGCTGTATGCTTAGAAAATGGCACACTTGTGATTTCAATAAGTTGCCTTCACGAGTCGAAACTCAGACAGCAAATTAAGAATGTAAAGATAGGAAACCATGAATAAAAACTCACCTTTAATTTGTTTGCTCCACCTTAACCTCTTAAAGGAATTTCATTGAGATTTGATTCTCTGCATTTCTCATCATGGCCTCACAGGAGatgtttgtaatttgtttattcatCAGGAAATGAAGTTTATCTGAGAGTGTGTGATtaaatagaaaattttgaaattcttggaaatgctcaaAATTGTGAAATGTAAACCTACTTCTGCAAAAAGGGGAAAAGGAAATGGAAAAGCAGACAATGGTTACAACATAAGAACTCTTCCAGAGTTcgaagtcttattcctcttccaTCGTGCTTTCATTTGCATGCTGTTGGTCTCTCTTGTGCACTTTGCTCAGTTCACACTTGTCACGCTGAAGCATGCCGCTGCATTTTTTAACTCATTCTCTGAAACATGTTCAATTGATTGTGTTGCATCTCCTGGAGATGATTCAGGACTGCTGCAGAACAATGAACCAACAGCAACAGCTTAAAATTGCATGTCAATGTTGATTACAAATAGATGAAAGTAACCAAAACAACAAAGATTAGAAACTACCTTGACTCGTAACCTTCCTTGTCGTCAATTGCATCGAAAAAAGCAGGCATTTCATCATAATCTTGAGATTCCAATACATCAGGTTCTTGCTGAAACAATACCGGTTGTTCAACAAAAAACTCATGAGACTGAACTTTCGTCGAGTTACTGTTATTATTACCATTATGATGATCATTAGCAATGAAATCATGTTGCATCCACAAAGGATTAACAATTTCATTCTTCACATAATCCACCGGTGTAACATCATTACCATAACCTTGACTATTCTCATTAGAAAAAGACTCCATTGGCATAATACTCGCTACATCGCCGTTAACAACTGAAACATTATTATCATCATACGCTTGTTGCTGAAACAGCGAAAGCGTGTTGTAATCCGGAGCCGGAGTCGGTGCTGCGGCCATGTTGAGGTTACCTAATTGCAGCAGTTCTGGAGAAGTTTGTATTTGATTCTGTTGCCGGTACATTTCAAGATGAGCCCTGACATAATGAAGTTCCAATTCAGCTTGTTGGAGTTGATACTGAAGTTGTATAATAACACCTTGACAACCACTAACAGGAAACCTTGCTCTCATATTCGATTCGTATATGATCGATCTTGTTGCTTCTTTTTTGAGATTAGGAGTAAGTGGTTTAAGGATTTTCTGAATGTTACTAACACCAAAAAGTCTATGAGCATTCTGAAACATTTTTGGCTGGTCATGAGGAAAGTACGGAGCTAATGCACAGTCTGGTGCGCATTTCCTTCTTTGGTATTTGCAGGCAGCACAAGCATGGTTTGTGCCTCCCTTGaccgtcatcttcttctttttcttcttcctctggctaACACCGAATCAGACCGGCAATAAACAAGGAACAGAAATGAAAGCAGTAGAGGCAGTATTCCATTGATGGGTTT
The sequence above is a segment of the Papaver somniferum cultivar HN1 unplaced genomic scaffold, ASM357369v1 unplaced-scaffold_125, whole genome shotgun sequence genome. Coding sequences within it:
- the LOC113331582 gene encoding LOB domain-containing protein 27-like isoform X2 translates to MTVKGGTNHACAACKYQRRKCAPDCALAPYFPHDQPKMFQNAHRLFGVSNIQKILKPLTPNLKKEATRSIIYESNMRARFPVSGCQGVIIQLQYQLQQAELELHYVRAHLEMYRQQNQIQTSPELLQLGNLNMAAAPTPAPDYNTLSLFQQQAYDDNNVSVVNGDVASIMPMESFSNENSQGYGNDVTPVDYVKNEIVNPLWMQHDFIANDHHNGNNNSNSTKVQSHEFFVEQPVLFQQEPDVLESQDYDEMPAFFDAIDDKEGYESSPESSPGDATQSIEHVSENELKNAAACFSVTSVN
- the LOC113331582 gene encoding LOB domain-containing protein 27-like isoform X1, which gives rise to MTVKGGTNHACAACKYQRRKCAPDCALAPYFPHDQPKMFQNAHRLFGVSNIQKILKPLTPNLKKEATRSIIYESNMRARFPVSGCQGVIIQLQYQLQQAELELHYVRAHLEMYRQQNQIQTSPELLQLGNLNMAAAPTPAPDYNTLSLFQQQAYDDNNVSVVNGDVASIMPMESFSNENSQGYGNDVTPVDYVKNEIVNPLWMQHDFIANDHHNGNNNSNSTKVQSHEFFVEQPVLFQQEPDVLESQDYDEMPAFFDAIDDKEGYESSSPESSPGDATQSIEHVSENELKNAAACFSVTSVN